The DNA region GCTGCACCGTCGTTGATCTTCGACGCGTTCGCGGCGGTGACCGATCCGCCCTTGTCGAACGCCGGTCGCAGCTGGGTGATCTTGTCGAATCTGACCCGGCCTGGCTCTTCGTCTTGGTCCACAACGCGCTCGCCCTTGCGAGTCGCTATGGTCACCGGCACGATCTCCTCGGCGAAACGCCCCTCCTTCTGAGCCGCGATGGCCCGCCGGTAGGATTCCGCCGCAAACTCATCCTGCTCTTCTCGATGGATCCCGTGCTCTCGGGCACATAGCTCAGCAGCCTTGCCCATGTGGAAATCGTTATAAGGATCCCACAGCCCGTCGTGCACCATCGAATCGATCAGCTCGCCGTTGCCCATCCGGTAGCCCGCCCGCGCCTTGAGCAGCAGGTAGGGCGCTCTGGTCATCGACTCCATGCCACCCGCCACCACGACGTCGGCATCTCCCAGCCGGATCGCCTTCGCCCCCAGGATCACCGATTGCAGACCCGACCCACACACCTTGCTGACGGTGGTCGCAGGCACGTCGTGGGCAAGTCCCGCACCGATGGCCGCCTGCCGCGCCGGGGCTTGGCCAACGCCCGCGGACAGCACGTTTCCCATGTAGGTTTCGTCGACCTGCTTGGGATCGATCTCGGCCCGCGCCAGTGCACCTTGAATTGCAGCGACCCCCAGCTGCTGAACGGGGACGTCGCTCAAGGCTCCTTGAAAGGCGCCAATCGCAGTGCGCGCCGCAGCCACGATGTAGATATCAGATTGGGCCATGTTGCCTCATCCTCCCGTGTGCGGCGCGGACTGTCTGCACCGTACTCCCCGGATCCCTTCGGGAGCGCTCGTCCAAGCCACCCCAATAGACCGCGTTGCTGGGGCCTGAACGTTCGCGGTGGGCGATGCTGGACTTGAACCAGCGACTTCCTCCGTGTGAAGAAGGCACTCTACCTCTGAGTTAATCGCCCTAGCCGGCTTGTGCCGACCTTCGTCGGTCATCCGCTTGGAGGCACTTCCAGGGGCCTACAACGCTGCCGGCGGCTCGTGACCGGGACAGGCTAGCAACCGAGCCGGCGCCAGGCAAACCACGTGCGCCAAACGGCGCTGGGACGCCAAGACCCCTAACGCCCTCCGAGCTTGGCACGCAACAAGTCGCCAAAGGTGCCCAGACCCTGTTTGGAGACCTCTCGCCGATACTCCTTGACGGCGCGGCGCTCCTCGTCGGCAAGCTGAGCCTTGCGCGAAAGCCGCAGCCCACGGTCACGATCGGAGCCCACGATCTTGACCTCGAGTTCCGTGCCCGGAGGTGAGGTCTTCTTCAAGTCACCGGCGTCCGGCCCCAACTCCTTGTGGGGGATCAGTGCGCGAGCTCGCTTGCCAATCATCCCCAGCACACGAACATGCAGGCCTCGCGAATCGACTCGCTCGACCTTGACACCCACGCTTGTACCAGGCCTGAGACTGGGCGGCCGGCTCTCGCCAGCAATCGCCCCACCCCGATAGTCCTTGAGCTCACCCGGGGTCGGCTTCGAGAGCGATATCCTGTGGGACTGACGGTCCACCCTCTCGATGATCACGTCGAGTTTCTGCGCTAGCTCGAGCGACTGGCTGGCATGCTTCAAGTCACGGCCCAGCTCGCTGAGGTGCAGCAGCCCTTCCACGCTGGGAGCCAGCTCCACGAATGCGCCAAAGTCGGTCAGGCGTTTCACGGTGC from Pseudomonadota bacterium includes:
- a CDS encoding thiolase family protein: MAQSDIYIVAAARTAIGAFQGALSDVPVQQLGVAAIQGALARAEIDPKQVDETYMGNVLSAGVGQAPARQAAIGAGLAHDVPATTVSKVCGSGLQSVILGAKAIRLGDADVVVAGGMESMTRAPYLLLKARAGYRMGNGELIDSMVHDGLWDPYNDFHMGKAAELCAREHGIHREEQDEFAAESYRRAIAAQKEGRFAEEIVPVTIATRKGERVVDQDEEPGRVRFDKITQLRPAFDKGGSVTAANASKINDGAAAVLLAGEAAVRELDLKPLARIVGYGGHAQAPEWFTTAPAGAIATTLKRTGLRADQIDLFEINEAFAVVCLACTKLAELDPQRINVRGGAVALGHPIGASGTRILTTLLHALHERAAKRGLATLCIGGGEALAIVVEAV